In the Terriglobus sp. RCC_193 genome, GTCGGTCCGCTGGCACTCCGCGTCGCCTTCCGTATTTTTGTTGTAATCGTTGGCTTCCTGATCCTGGGAGGCGCTGTAAATACTGCCATTGTGGGTTCCACAGGCGTGCTGATGCGCGTGGCAGAAGATGGCGTACTTGCGGATTGGTTCCGCAAACCGCAGAAGCGTTTTGGGACCAGTTACCGCATCGTGAACATGGTGGCACTGATCCAGCTCTTCGTCATCGTGGTGACACGCGGCGACGTCATCATGATTGGCGAAGCGTACGCCTTTGGCGTCATCTGGAGCTTCACTTTTAACGCACTCGCCATGCTCGTCCTGCGATGGAAATACAAAGGTGAACGCGGCGCAAAGGTTCCTGTAAACCTTCGCATTGGCAAAACCGAGCTACCGATTGGCCTGTTCTGTGTCTTCCTTGTACTGTGCACCACGGCGGTCGTGAATCTCTTCACGAAATCGGTGGCTACCGTCAGTGGCATTATTTTCGCCATTGGATTTTTCATCATCTTCTCTTTGTCGGAACGGGATAACAAACGTCGTCACAAACAGACGGAACGACAGATGAAGGAGCACTTCCAGTTAGAACATTCGGAAGAAGTAGGCCGCGATGATCTTGCCATCCGCCCTGGCGGCGTCCTGATTACCATGCGCGATGCTGCCACACCACATGCTTTGAAATGGGCTTTGGCGCGCACGGATACCGAAGAGCAGGACATCGTCGTTCTAGCTGCGCGCATGATGGGCGCAGGTGGACCGGAGTATGTTGATGCCTCAGAACAACTTTTTAGTGAACACGAACAAATGTTGTTCACCAAAGCTGTCTCTGTTGCAGAAAGCTTTGGCAAACATATAGGACTTGTTGTCGTTCCTGCTGGCGATATCTTCGCAGCGATTGTCCGCACGGCTAATTCATTGGATGTGGCCGCAGTTGTTTCTGGACTTTCCACCAAACTAACGGCGCAGGAGCAGGCCTATCATGTAGGCCAGGCGTGGGAAACATTACCTGAACCCAAGCGCCAGTTCACTTTTTACGTTGTGCCACCCACTGGTGAAGCAGAGAGTTTCCATATTGGTCCTCATGCGCCAACCATTCCGGCCAGCGATGTCCAGCTTGTGCATCGTCTCTGGCTGAACATGCGGCGCGACCCGCATATGGATGATCTACACCATTCGGACATCGTGTCCTTTGCGCTAACCCGTCTTGCAGCGTCTTATGCCAATGACCGCACTGTTACGTCACAACAGTTACGAGCCGCCATTGATGATGGTAGCCAGCGGCGCGGCCTCGGAGCCGTTTCCCGTTTTGAAGATACCGATGAAAATCCTGGGTATTCACTGACCGCGTCTCGTCCAGATAGTTTCTGATCGGACAACAAATCGATTACCGATATCTTGGTTTTGTGTTACTCCAATTGGTATCCAAACGGGTAATCTTTGATCTAAACTCATTTTCAATGAGCATTTATGCTCACAGGGGGTAATTTCTTGGAAGTAAATCGTATTCTTGCAGAGATTGATGCACAGATTGCCAAGCTGCAGCAGGCCCGTGCATTGCTTGCTGGCGGCAGCAGTGCTGCCCCGGCGGTAGTAAAGAAGCCTGTGGGACGTCCACGCAAGAGCACCACGACATCCGCTTCCAAGGCAACTCCAAAGAAGCGCACCTTGAGTGCAGAAGCACGCAAGCGGATTGCAGATGCGCAGAAGAAGCGCTGGGCAGAAACCCGCAGGGCCCAGAAGTAAAAGCCGGAATTCGGTCAGTAAATAAGGGGGAGCCCAGTGGCTTCCCCTTATTTACTGTCTACCGAGTCACAAGCACTTCCCGCAGATTGTCCTTCGCGAGAAAGAATTTGTAACTCGCAAACTCACGAAACAGCTGTTCAATCTGCCGATTGGTCAACGTATCGCGTACGTCCACCGGTGCCGCAAACTGCGTGTCCACCTGGCCATCATCACGCAGATGGTAACGTTGCAGGCCGCTCTCCGGTTTGACATGGAAAAATGCCAGTAACTGTCCGCCTGGCTGCATGACCTCATGAATACGGCGCACTACGGCTGTGCGCAATTCGGTCGGAAAATAATCTGCAGTATCCCAGAACAGTACTGTGTCGAAGAGTCTTTCCCCAAAATCCAGATTCTCGCGCACGAAGTCTTCCGTCGGAAAAGGTGCGTCCGCATCCGTCCGTGCCCATTTTGGGTCGGCGACATCCTCCACCAGGTCCGCCATGTACACGCTGTGCCCCATGGCCGTCAGGAAATTAATATTCGTGGACGACGTGGGCCCAATATCCAGAATGCGCAAACCTTCCTGCTCGCGCAGCGATTTCTGGAGTTGACTCCATCCACTGGAAGGTCTGGGAATACGAGCGTTTGCCTTTGCGCTCGCCCCGCGCGATTCGTTGCTGCCAAATAGACGCACATCTACCTCCGGTGCTTTGACTGCCGATGTATCGCATCGACGTTAGCTCTCCATGAAAAGACGGCGGCCTATTCTTTCGTCCCCGACAACGATACGCGACCCTGAATTGCGGATCCTTCCTCAATGGAGAGCCGAGCCGCGTTGAGATCGCCCATCAGCGAAGCTCCCTTACGCAATTCCACACGTCCTGTTGCTGTCACATTGCCGTTCACCCGGCCCAGGAGAATCGCGTCGTGCACATGCAGTTCTGCCTCCACCTCAGCATCTGGGCCCACTGTAAGGCGGCTTTCCTTCAGCGCAACACTTCCCTGCAGCCGACCGTGCACAATGACATCTTCCGCGCCGGAAATTTCGCCGCGCACCTGAATTGATTTTCCCAGAACTGTCGATCCTTCTGCCGCCATCGCTTAAACTCTCCTCCTGACCTCCCGGTGAGTCTAATCAAGTGCAGGCTGCTCGGCAACGCGGAGATTCTGTCCGCACCTGCAAAGTCACCTAGTAGGCTAGGAAAGCATCCTACGGCAGAGTTAAACGGCGCCCATGTTGAGAATCGTTTGGAATCAGTATTTTGTGTGGCTGGCCATCGCCAGCTTTCTCATCAGCATTACAGCAGGCGCACAGGAATCTCTTACCCCGTCCTCTGTCTCTGCCATTCTTCAGCAGGCGGTCCAATTTCAATTGGATGACTTCCATCATCGCGGATGGGGATTACAGTACCGTGTCCATCGCACAGACCAAAAAGAAGACAGCATCCGTGAGGTCATTGAAACAGAGGATGGAAACATATCGCGCACGCTTACTTTCAAAGGGCGTCCGCTCACTACGGAAGAAGAAAGCGGCGAATTTGCACGCCTTCACGCACTTACACCCGAAGATGTCCGCAAGCGCCGTCAAAAATCCGAGAGCAGTGATAAATACGGCATCGAGCTGATGAAAACGCTGCCAAAGGCAATGATCTTTACACCAGTAACAGGACAGCCACAGCTCCCCAATCATCCACGACAGCAAATCGTGCTGGATTACGCGCCTGACCCTGCATTCCATCCCGGCTCCACAACGCAATCACTGCTGATGGGAATTGCCGGCCGCATCTGGATCGACGCGGAAACCCATCACCTTACGCGTATCGAAGTTCGCATTATTCAGAACCTGAATCTGATGTTTGGCATTCTTGCACGTGTCTACCAGGGGGGTACCGTGTCTTATGAGCAAAAGCCCGTCAGCCTCACACATGACGCATACACCGAAATCAAGATGGACGTAAAACTCCGCGAATTAATGGTGCATGTTGCTCCGTATCAACAGACATTGTCCGTGACAGACATACAGTTTCTTCCGACCGCACCTTCCGTGCGTGATGCGGTCAATACCCTGCTGGCAATTCCTTCGATTAAGCCGTGATGCGTTGCTGGCGGACAGTAAGCGCGTCTACACGATCCCTTCGAACCTCATAACCACGGCCCGCAGAACCAGGAACAATAATCTCGCCCTCGCTGCTGACGGTAACTTCCGGATCAATGATGTCTTCACTCCAGTAACGAGCAGAAGCGGAGACATCACCCGGCAGTGAGAAATTCGGCAGGCTGCTCAACGCGATATTCTGCGTGCGACCGATACCACTCTCCAACATGCCACCACACCATACCGGCACGCCGTGCTTCTGCGACACGTCATGTACCGCAATCGCTTCCGTAAAGCCGCCAACACGTCCCACCTTGATATTGATGATCTTTCCACTGCCAAGTTCCAGCGCAGCCTGTGCATCCCGTGCATTGCGGATGCATTCATCCAGGCAGATTGCAGTGTGGATACGCTTCTGTAACTGCGCATGGAAATAGAAATCGTCATACCAGAGCGGCTGTTCAATCATTAGTAGCTTGTATTGATCCCATGACGCGATATGGTCTGCATCACTTAATTGATAGGCAGAATTGGCATCGCAGCTTAGCAGGATATCCGGCCAGCGCTTGCGCACTGCTGCAAACATCTCCGAGTCATACCCGGGCTGGCACTTCAACTTAATGCGCTGATATCCCGCAGCTACTTCCTTCGCAACGCGGTCAAGCTGCTTCGGAATATCCATCTCCATCCCAATGGAAACACCGCAGGCAATCTTCTCTCGCGTGCCGCCCAGCAACTTAGCCAGCGAAATCCCACGGACCTGCGCCTCCAGATCCCAAACAGCATTCTCCAACGCAGCTTTCGCCATGCGGTGCCCGCGCACCTGCAACAGCAACTGCGGAACATCACGGCCCGCCGCAATATCTCTGCCCACCAGACGCGGAGCCAGTTCGTGCTCTGTGATGAACCATGCCGTGTCGATCATCTCGTCGGAAAAGAACGGATGTTCGCCTGCAACACACTCGCCCCACGCAGTGAAACCTTCACTCTGCAACTCAATCAGAAGAATGCGACGGTCCGTCGTAAGCCCAAAGCTGGTACGGAATGGATGCACGAGGGGCATCTTGATTTCGCGCAAAACAATCGCATCAATTTTCATTGTCTTCTCCTAATATCTTGGGAGTTCGGCTGGTGGAACTCCCAGCAAAAACTTGCCTGTACCGTCTTCCGCGCGATCATAACCAATCACAGCAAGTCCCTCGGCAAAGTGTCGTTGCAATGCCTCCCGCACTCGCGATTGTGTCTCCGCGGCATGCCTATCGCCATCCGCCTTCCACGCATAGATCTGCGCGGGTACAGAGACCATGGCTTCTATTTTCTCGTTCAGCGGCTCACGCGCCATGACACGTTTCGCATGATCCGAATCAATCCACCATTCCGCATAGAGGCGATCTGTCGGCAAACCACCCTGCAAAGGCGATGACGATGCTCCATAAAAGTCAGGGATATATCGGCGACTAATTGCACCCAGACGAGAAAGGTTAAAAAAACTGTTCTTTATTTCCAGCGGATCATAGGTCCACTCAATTAACTTAATGCCCTGCTCCAACGCAATCTCACGCTGCTGCAGCTTCATGGTGCGGCCCAGGCCGCTATTGCGATACTCCGGCAGCACCGCCAGCATCTGCGAATGGATGTATGCCATTCCATGGCGATGTGCGGGCAGGCCTAAGTTGAACCCCACCAAGGTAGCGCCATCCCATGCGCCCAGCACATGCCCACCCAACTTATCGGCAAGAAAGAAGACCCTGCGCGGCAGTAACTCACCCGCGGAATACTGCCATGTCTTCTGCTGTAAATGCACGCAGGCATCGAACTCTTCCTGCGTATGCAGCTGCTCTACACGAAGCTCACTCACAGGCTCTTCTCCTTGAGCTTTGCCTTGTTCCAAAGCGCATCTTTTTCGTTCAGTGGTAACGCCACAAATCCCTCACCCGCCATCTGCTCCATCGCACGAAATCTCCGACGAAACTTCGCATTCGCTTTCTTCAATGCCTGTTCCGGATCAACCTGCAAATGCCGCGAAAGATTGGTCAGCACAAAGTAAAGGTCACCAATCTCTTCTTCCAGCAATTCCACATTCGGAGTCTCCGTCATCTCTTCGCGAACTTCGGCAATCTCTTCCTGCACTTTGTCCAAAAGGCCGCTCACATCCGGCCAGTCGAAACCAACCTTAGCTGCCTTGGAACCAAGCTTGCGCGCCTCAACCAGTGCAGGTACAAAACGCGGGACTTCGCCCAGCAGGCCGTCATCCTTTGCGGGCTTACCTTCCCGCTCTTTCTGCTTCACCGCATCCCACGTCTGAATGACATCGCCGGCTGTCTCGGCAACCACATCGCCAAAGATATGCGGATGCCGCCGGACCAGCTTCGCGCTCAATCCACGCACCACATCATCAATGTTGAAATGGCCCTCATCCTCGGCCATCTGCGCGTAGAACAGCACCTGCAACAGCAGGTCACCAAGCTCATCGCGCAATTCGCCCCAGGCACGCCGATCAATTGCGTCGAAGACCTCATAGGTCTCTTCCAGCGTATGCGGTTTGATGGAATCGAAGGTCTGCTCGCGGTCCCAGGGGCAACCACCCGGACCACGCAGCCGCGCCATAATCGCCGCAGCTTCACGGAATGCATCTCCAGCTTTCGCGGACGTGCTTTCACTCATACCTTCATCGTATCAACGCATCTGCGCTATCCTTGGCGCATGCAGGAACCAGTCGAAAACGAAAAGCGAAACCGTGGATGGCTGTGGCTTCTGCTGCTGCCTGTCGTGGCGCTCATCTTCCCCAGCCTCTACAACCGCGAGACTCCCACGCTCTTCGGCTTCCCGTTCTTTTACTGGTACCAGTTACTGTGGGTCTTCATCGCAACGGCCATCCTCGGCCTGGTCTATAAGCTGGTCAAGGATTAGCTCTCCAGCGCAAAGCGCATGTGCGTAAAACGGAGGAGCCGGCGATCATGTAGCTCTCTAGTTCTCAGAGGGCTTCTCGATATGGTCGATGACTAGAATCTCGACGTGCCCCTTTGTCGGAACAAGTTTGAGACCAAGTTCCTTTACTGCCTCGGAAACAGACAACCCAGAACGATTGGTGGATGCCTCTTGGCTTGGCGAATCCATCGAGGGCATTTTTAGGGAGATATCGTACCTACCGGTAAGTCCTGTCGCATCCTGCACCGGTCGCGCCATGATGTTGGATAACACTCCGGCAACGGCGCTAAGAGGCACACCGTAAAAGTGCATAACACCCTGGCTGTCGCTGGGTATAAACTCACCACCGCCGGGAATAGGCCCTCCCGTCGGGTGCCTGGATCCTGGAATAGATTCAGTAAATCGGGGACCTTCTTTAGACAAGGTTAAAGAATAGACCGCCACCTCTCTTGACTCGCGGTGGACAGCAAGCTTGCAGCGGTCTGCCAACATAGAGCTCATCATAGAGTGGAGCAAATCTGCCCGTGTAGCAGGGTTTTGCCACTTTTCGAGGTCGTTATCTCCGATCCGGGCGTCAATCACATACAAGTCGTCCATGGCCCAATTGGGAACCCCTTCGACTTGCTTCAAAGTATAAAAGGCCGCGTTTCCCGGAGGCGGGGTGTAAGTATGAAGAATCGCGGCGAACAATGACTCATCGTTCAACCGCCATCCGTTCGCCCTGACTTCTATGTCTGGCTGGTCATTGCTTCGTTGTGCATCAGGACTCACCTGTCGAATAGAGACCACGTCAAAAGAGGGTGTCGGTGAAGGCTCCTGGGCAGAGACAGAGACAACGTTAAGGCAAAATATCGGGAGTGAAGTCAGGAGAACACTGAGACGAGAAAAGTTCACGATCAGGTCCCCCTCCTGAAAGACGATTTAGCTGAAGATTGTACTGCGCGGTTTACGAAGCCCGCTTCTCTCCCATC is a window encoding:
- a CDS encoding TIGR03435 family protein codes for the protein MNFSRLSVLLTSLPIFCLNVVSVSAQEPSPTPSFDVVSIRQVSPDAQRSNDQPDIEVRANGWRLNDESLFAAILHTYTPPPGNAAFYTLKQVEGVPNWAMDDLYVIDARIGDNDLEKWQNPATRADLLHSMMSSMLADRCKLAVHRESREVAVYSLTLSKEGPRFTESIPGSRHPTGGPIPGGGEFIPSDSQGVMHFYGVPLSAVAGVLSNIMARPVQDATGLTGRYDISLKMPSMDSPSQEASTNRSGLSVSEAVKELGLKLVPTKGHVEILVIDHIEKPSEN
- a CDS encoding DUF3311 domain-containing protein translates to MQEPVENEKRNRGWLWLLLLPVVALIFPSLYNRETPTLFGFPFFYWYQLLWVFIATAILGLVYKLVKD
- a CDS encoding GNAT family N-acetyltransferase produces the protein MSELRVEQLHTQEEFDACVHLQQKTWQYSAGELLPRRVFFLADKLGGHVLGAWDGATLVGFNLGLPAHRHGMAYIHSQMLAVLPEYRNSGLGRTMKLQQREIALEQGIKLIEWTYDPLEIKNSFFNLSRLGAISRRYIPDFYGASSSPLQGGLPTDRLYAEWWIDSDHAKRVMAREPLNEKIEAMVSVPAQIYAWKADGDRHAAETQSRVREALQRHFAEGLAVIGYDRAEDGTGKFLLGVPPAELPRY
- the mazG gene encoding nucleoside triphosphate pyrophosphohydrolase, with amino-acid sequence MSESTSAKAGDAFREAAAIMARLRGPGGCPWDREQTFDSIKPHTLEETYEVFDAIDRRAWGELRDELGDLLLQVLFYAQMAEDEGHFNIDDVVRGLSAKLVRRHPHIFGDVVAETAGDVIQTWDAVKQKEREGKPAKDDGLLGEVPRFVPALVEARKLGSKAAKVGFDWPDVSGLLDKVQEEIAEVREEMTETPNVELLEEEIGDLYFVLTNLSRHLQVDPEQALKKANAKFRRRFRAMEQMAGEGFVALPLNEKDALWNKAKLKEKSL
- the menC gene encoding o-succinylbenzoate synthase, whose product is MKIDAIVLREIKMPLVHPFRTSFGLTTDRRILLIELQSEGFTAWGECVAGEHPFFSDEMIDTAWFITEHELAPRLVGRDIAAGRDVPQLLLQVRGHRMAKAALENAVWDLEAQVRGISLAKLLGGTREKIACGVSIGMEMDIPKQLDRVAKEVAAGYQRIKLKCQPGYDSEMFAAVRKRWPDILLSCDANSAYQLSDADHIASWDQYKLLMIEQPLWYDDFYFHAQLQKRIHTAICLDECIRNARDAQAALELGSGKIINIKVGRVGGFTEAIAVHDVSQKHGVPVWCGGMLESGIGRTQNIALSSLPNFSLPGDVSASARYWSEDIIDPEVTVSSEGEIIVPGSAGRGYEVRRDRVDALTVRQQRITA
- a CDS encoding class I SAM-dependent methyltransferase — its product is MRLFGSNESRGASAKANARIPRPSSGWSQLQKSLREQEGLRILDIGPTSSTNINFLTAMGHSVYMADLVEDVADPKWARTDADAPFPTEDFVRENLDFGERLFDTVLFWDTADYFPTELRTAVVRRIHEVMQPGGQLLAFFHVKPESGLQRYHLRDDGQVDTQFAAPVDVRDTLTNRQIEQLFREFASYKFFLAKDNLREVLVTR
- a CDS encoding polymer-forming cytoskeletal protein yields the protein MAAEGSTVLGKSIQVRGEISGAEDVIVHGRLQGSVALKESRLTVGPDAEVEAELHVHDAILLGRVNGNVTATGRVELRKGASLMGDLNAARLSIEEGSAIQGRVSLSGTKE
- a CDS encoding APC family permease, producing the protein MASKRTYTPPVPNRVRLVVASSVMLTFISFWRAAAIVLNDLGSSAFYAGGIAEEAVGKSAPWLILGTMFFSYAVRAVYVESCSMYTRGGVYRIVKEALGGTFAKVSVSALMFDYVLTGPISGVSAGQYVVGLLNGLLAQAAVSPRYHHWAVNAAGVPLQLNVNHTSAFIAVLITIFFWWQNIKGIEESSEKALSIMKITTVMVVVLICWGLFSVGHIGATLPPFPTPSNFKFSPDALGFLKHTQFAKNLGLFGILMAFGHSVLAMSGEESLAQVNREIEHPKLKNLKRAALVIAIYSMVFTGLGSLLAVMLIPDSVRVSVYRDNLIAGMAMYMVGPLALRVAFRIFVVIVGFLILGGAVNTAIVGSTGVLMRVAEDGVLADWFRKPQKRFGTSYRIVNMVALIQLFVIVVTRGDVIMIGEAYAFGVIWSFTFNALAMLVLRWKYKGERGAKVPVNLRIGKTELPIGLFCVFLVLCTTAVVNLFTKSVATVSGIIFAIGFFIIFSLSERDNKRRHKQTERQMKEHFQLEHSEEVGRDDLAIRPGGVLITMRDAATPHALKWALARTDTEEQDIVVLAARMMGAGGPEYVDASEQLFSEHEQMLFTKAVSVAESFGKHIGLVVVPAGDIFAAIVRTANSLDVAAVVSGLSTKLTAQEQAYHVGQAWETLPEPKRQFTFYVVPPTGEAESFHIGPHAPTIPASDVQLVHRLWLNMRRDPHMDDLHHSDIVSFALTRLAASYANDRTVTSQQLRAAIDDGSQRRGLGAVSRFEDTDENPGYSLTASRPDSF